The sequence TACTGCCACTTCAAATATAGCCTGAATAAGTAATAATAACTTCTTTCAATGGGATTTCTGGAAACAGGGGCTTTATAGCACTTTTGTGTGTAGGAATTTTCTTCTGGGAGGAAAATCTCCCATGGATTTTGTATAACTGTTTCTGCTTGTGGAACAATTTCACCAATGTTTGACCATTTGTCTGacgaaatacaaacaatataaGCTGGATCAAATTATTGGTCAGATATGACTAGTACGATACATAAATGTCTTGCTACACTATACGgtaacatcatcatcatcatcatcttatCGGCTTTTATTTACATCCATAAAAGTATCAGTTGCTGAATTTCAACATGATTATATTTTGCATATCTTATAACTTTGAAAGCAATATATAAAAGAAAATCTTAAGCAAATGTGCTAGTCTACGCcggttgaaaaaataaatacataagtattacggaaaataaatcatttggtGGACGAACTACGCAGACGATCGGGATTAATGATTCTGAAAATTTCCTTATTTACGATTGCTCCCATTTCATAAGCCATAACACCATTGTTATTCTTCGTTGTGAACTCCGCCCCATTTCGTAACAACAGTTCAATCAACTCCCATTCATCCCTTCGGAAAGCCAAATGTAGCGCGGTGTTGCCATCACGATCTGCCGTATTGATCAGCGCTCCATGGTCCAACAACAGCTGAACCATACTGAAAGCCTGACCGGTCCACCGAGCCGAGGCAAACCTACTCACCAGAATGAGCAAAGGAGTTTGGCCCCAAGGATTTGGAATTTCAAGATCGACGCCTTTCTCCAACAGCTGCCGAACAAGGTCCCCGGGTTCTTCTTTGCTAAAATCCAGTAGACCCATGATTGGGGTGTAGTCATATTCATCCTTACAGTTGAAGTCCAGATCGTAGTTGTACTCCAAGAacttttccacgaaaaaatggCGGGATCGGCTGCAAGCCAAAGCGAAAAGACGGGAAGCCTCGTCTCGGGAATGTTTGTATACGGCATCAAACATCAGTTTGGTCTTGTCCGGGTTCGCGACCAACAGAGAATGGTAATCGGATTTGAAAGTATATCGCTTGGTTCTTATTAGTGGATGCAGATATTTGTGAGCATTCTCTTCGAATGATGGGTGATTCCAGAAAAGTGGCAGCAATTTCGCAGCAACCCAACTGTTCTGATAGGCGAGCGTTTGCAAAAGAGCATTTTCCCCAGCGTTGTTCACTACGGATAGATCGATCTTATGATTCAAAAGTATCTGAAGCACAGCGCAGTTCCATGTCACGAAGACTGCAGTTTCTCCATTGTTTGTGCGGTGATTTACATCCGCTCCGAGCTCGATGGCAGTATCCAACAATTTAATCAAGGAATTTTGATTTGTGTAACTAGAACAAATCTTCTGAAGCACTGAATATCCAGCGGAATTCACACGGTTGATTAATGATCGCCCATCTGGGTGGTAATCGATGATGAAGTTTAGCATTTCAACGCTGCGTACAATATGTATGCAATGATTTCCTTCGTCATCCACTGCGTTCAGATCACATCCCGCGTGCAAAAGATCTTTGAACAAGGGGAGATTGTCGTTTTCTACAGCAAAGTGCAATGCGGTTTCCCCTGCATGACCTCGAAGGCTGCTTAGAATATGTTGATACTTTGATACATTGGATGGGTTTGCTTTCAAGCTTTCTGTGATTTCGTTGAATTCCCTTACTAAATCTgcaaagcaaataaaaaaaaatgagatgcTGAATAATATGAAACTTAGATAATACATACCTTTGGAGATTTGAAGCTCATGGGCTTTCTCAATTGCTTCTTCTATTTGTTCTTTGAACTCAGGAAAATGTTTCACAAAAATCAATTCGTTCAATTCTAAGAAGTTTTTGGCATTATTCCTGTTCACCAAAATGTTTTGCAAACGCTCCATGTCACTTAGCAAAAACGTCTTGTGGTATTCCAGTATGAATTCTATTGTTTCATGGCGGTTATTGTACAAAGCTTCTCCGAAACATGTGAAGCCATATTCCATTTCAAAATGCCTCTTTACTTCGGAATGAAGTGAATACATGTCTTTCAGAAGATTGAACTCTCCGCTCCGAATACATTCGTGTAAGATCGTCGATTCGTTGTGTAGAAGTATTCCCAGCAGGGACGGATTTCTTCGGATTCCAGCCCTACAGTATTCCAATGCCAGCTTTCTTTGAAGGAGTTCAGCCAATATGGTAACATTCTGCCACTGATATGACAGATTTAGTTCATATTCTGAAATATATTGCTCAATCTTCTGTCGCATCGGTCCTGGTCTTAGGTAATACAGAACTGATATGTAGGTGCAGTCATCATATTCGTAACGAAAAATATTGTTAAAAGCCTGTGATGCACTTTCATTGTAATACCTCTGCCGATAATTTATCATCTTTTTTAAAACGTAATCCATAATTTTGTCGTCATTTTTCTGCATTATCAGAGTGAAAGCATTCGTATGGAAATTACGTtgtgtaaaatcaaaattatcaaaatatttttccaacaaATGACGAATAGTGtctcttcgaagtgttgaacAAGCAGACAAAAGAGGATTATGTTGTGGTGGACATATTTGTGCTCCCATAGAGTACAATCGATCGATTGCAAGGTTATTTCCACGAGCAGCGGCTGTTTCGATAAAAGTCTCCCATCTTCCGTTTTGTTCCATGCTGTAGGTCAATGCTAGATAACCATTTGGAAATAATTTATAGATGGTTCGAAACAGCTCCACATGATTGTCAATTTCGGTATGAAGCACTGCAACCTCTTCACCGTCAACCGGTGTTTGAAGCAACACAAATACCGACCGCTCGAAATCCACCTTTTCATTAGATGCACATTTCTTTTCCAAAATCTTAACACTCCGGCATTGATCATCATCGATCGCCACCAAATTGATCTTCCTCAACCATATTTTATCCTCTGGGTCCCATTGATATTTCAGCAGCAAATAGTCTCGGATTTTGTTGAAATCCAACTGATACGCGTTCAGCAAACCGTCAATTTTAGTTTGATTGCCACTGCGTATGGCACGCTGTAGCTCAGTTCCTTCCTTCAAGGGACGATAAATGTTATTTTTTGCACTAACCAACTGATTCATTACGTCCACGTCATCTTCGAATATATCAATTTGCAATGGATGGGGCTCTCCTTCGGGAAAGTCGTCAAACAATCCAAAACCCACTTGAGGTTCCTCTGGTTCCATGTGGAAATATTCTTCTTGCGGTTGCACCACTGAAATCGTACTGAGCTGAACGGCGTTTCAGATTCATGTTTATATGTTGAGGCCACACAATTGAATGCGTATCGTATTTCACAATATGAGGCAGACTGCAGGCTTCAGTAGTGTGTAGGCGGGCGGATGCCGTAGTGTGAAGGTAAACAAAGCTGATATCACATCGCAACAAGTTCATTTCCAGTGGCACACATACTAAAGCACTTGTTCGTTATACAATAAAATGTTAGTGACAGAGTACTGTTTTATTTTGCAGTTTTATCATTCTAAATTTGGGATACCAAAAGAACAGTATTACTATTCTTGTGTAAATAGTTCAACATATATTTCAAAAGCAATGATTTTGTattattcgcgaagtcgaagcaaaattcttcacacaaccaatgacagttctttatgggtttttaacTTTTTATAGTAGATCAATAGAGAGGAAGATACGGCGGCcatattttactcaaactctgaTAGATACAGTGATGAGAAACTCACTCATATGAGTAAAAATTCctcactcatttctcatttttttcgtGAGTACTCACGCGTGAGTTACTCACGACCTGTGAGTACTCACAAGTGAGCAAACGCGGTTTTGCTCACTCACGAGTGAGGAATTTTTGCTTATATGAGTAATCCAATAAGATTAGTTTTTGTTTCTCCCGCAATGTAGATGTCAAGTTTTGCCAAATTCTGGTAGTTGTCAAGAAGTACGTAAAAAATTGTGGCATGAATTTAGGAAAAACTAAAGATTTTGTCAAATTATACGAATAAGAAATTGCTAATATATTGAGAATTACTATCAACGTGTTAAATAATTGCATAATAATAAATTTCGGTAGTATGTAGTGCGGGATTGTTACGACTCCGCGGATTTTGCGCATATGGCGCGGTTTTAGTTTCggtgaaaattaaataaataaaattatggaTCTAAAGTAATTGAGAATAAATGTGTTGAAGTTAATGTTAAGATATAATTTACGTTTAAAATCAATGTTTATACatgtttgcctttttcgtacatgCGATATATTCACTTCAAAGACGATTTTTTAATAGAAGGCCCCAAGACTCATTGTGGTTATTACCAATTGAGTTTGTGCGCATATGTGTTTATGCACGCGCGCTTGAATGTTTATTATACTGCTTAAACTCTATGCAAGTTGGCTTAAGCATTAAATTTCAACTAAAAAATTtaatacataataataatataaagaaCATGCAAAACAGTTACCATATCTTCAAAGCGAAGGGTTGTCATACTAATGGCGATTTGTTCAGATTCATTCCACTTCATTTTGGTACAAGTGTGCATAGAGCGGTAAATTAGAAATTAAGAAACTAAATTACCAATATAATCCATTATGGCGCTACGGTGTCACAAAATGTAAGCAACGTAGTAAAGAGACATTCCGAGGGGTGTCTCAATTgttaatttgtgtcgttttaagCACTGCAGAAAAAATCTCATACATTCT comes from Armigeres subalbatus isolate Guangzhou_Male chromosome 2, GZ_Asu_2, whole genome shotgun sequence and encodes:
- the LOC134215717 gene encoding uncharacterized protein LOC134215717 — encoded protein: MEPEEPQVGFGLFDDFPEGEPHPLQIDIFEDDVDVMNQLVSAKNNIYRPLKEGTELQRAIRSGNQTKIDGLLNAYQLDFNKIRDYLLLKYQWDPEDKIWLRKINLVAIDDDQCRSVKILEKKCASNEKVDFERSVFVLLQTPVDGEEVAVLHTEIDNHVELFRTIYKLFPNGYLALTYSMEQNGRWETFIETAAARGNNLAIDRLYSMGAQICPPQHNPLLSACSTLRRDTIRHLLEKYFDNFDFTQRNFHTNAFTLIMQKNDDKIMDYVLKKMINYRQRYYNESASQAFNNIFRYEYDDCTYISVLYYLRPGPMRQKIEQYISEYELNLSYQWQNVTILAELLQRKLALEYCRAGIRRNPSLLGILLHNESTILHECIRSGEFNLLKDMYSLHSEVKRHFEMEYGFTCFGEALYNNRHETIEFILEYHKTFLLSDMERLQNILVNRNNAKNFLELNELIFVKHFPEFKEQIEEAIEKAHELQISKDLVREFNEITESLKANPSNVSKYQHILSSLRGHAGETALHFAVENDNLPLFKDLLHAGCDLNAVDDEGNHCIHIVRSVEMLNFIIDYHPDGRSLINRVNSAGYSVLQKICSSYTNQNSLIKLLDTAIELGADVNHRTNNGETAVFVTWNCAVLQILLNHKIDLSVVNNAGENALLQTLAYQNSWVAAKLLPLFWNHPSFEENAHKYLHPLIRTKRYTFKSDYHSLLVANPDKTKLMFDAVYKHSRDEASRLFALACSRSRHFFVEKFLEYNYDLDFNCKDEYDYTPIMGLLDFSKEEPGDLVRQLLEKGVDLEIPNPWGQTPLLILVSRFASARWTGQAFSMVQLLLDHGALINTADRDGNTALHLAFRRDEWELIELLLRNGAEFTTKNNNGVMAYEMGAIVNKEIFRIINPDRLRSSSTK